In Eulemur rufifrons isolate Redbay chromosome 15, OSU_ERuf_1, whole genome shotgun sequence, the genomic stretch CTGCACTCCCCAAaggctcccagccccagccccagccccagcccctgactccttccttcccaggaccCACGACTCTCCTTATTTCCACTCCCTGGAGCCAGCCTCAGCCACCGTGCCCACAGCACCGGGCCTCCCCTCCCTCACAGGGTCAGGGCCTCCGCCCCCAGCCTCACCGAAGGCCGCCTGGTCCTCGTTCTTCTTTCCCCCCATGGCTCAGTCTCCAGAGTGATTGGAGCCAGGGAGACCTGGCGTCTCACCTGCCACCCGCCCCGCCCTCTCCCACGTCACAGCCCCACCCCCGTCTGTGGTCCCCGACACACTCTAGTTCCTTCTCAACTCTGTACCCTGCCAGCCAGGACGCTTCAGCCTGGGACAAGGGCTCAGGGCCTGCAGACCAGTGTGAAGGACCCGGCACTCTGATAAGAAAATGCTCCCTAACCTCACAAACTACCTCAACTGTggcacactccccacccccaaagatTAAGTATCGAAATTTGCCTTTATTTAAGCCCCTGACCAGCCCCTGCCGCACATGGTCGCTCACAGCCCTCCTCCTGCCAGGCAGCTGTCCACAGCAGCCACACCTGCCCCGCTCTGGCCCTTGGACCCACGTTCCCTCTGGCTGTTgcttcttccccaccccacaccacAGTCACCCAGTTTATTACCAAacccaacatttattgagaaccaaAGAAACCCGTTGATATAGAGGCCCGATTTCAATTCATCAAACTTCGGCTGAAGGTAGGGGGCAGGTGGTGGCCAGCCCTGAAGTCGCCCTCCCAGGGAGGAGCCAGCTCTGGGAGAGAGGGGCTGTCAGACctccagggcctggctggggtcTCTGGTTAAGGAATGTGTgaaggggtggtggggagagaagaCGGCGGCACCCCCAGGCGTGGGCTGTGGGCAGCACGTGGAGGAGGGTGCTGAGCCGGTGGCCAtccaggctgggacagggagccTGTGGTCTGTTCTCAGGTGTTGACTGGGGCTAGCGAGCCGAGCTCGGGCAGCAGCTCGGGGTGGGGGTCCAGGCGGGCCAGGCGGCTCTGTTCCAGGGCAATGGCTTCAGCTGAATGCTTGCACTTCTCAGAGCCACACTGGCAGGTGAAGTATTTGCTTTTGATGTCCCAGAAGCGGTCGCCATAGTCAAACCTGCCAGGAGCACAGGAGCTTGTGGGACCTGTACTCAGTCGCCCGAAGCCCACCCAGAGACCCTGTGGATCCCACTGCCTAGGAAGGACGCAGGCACCCATCCCCATCTTCTCCAGATGGGTTCTAAGCCCTCATATAACATGTTCCATGAACTTGCAGCATCAACATCGCCCGGTAACGTCTCAGACGCCTGGCCCCATCCCaaacctattgaatcagaatttcACAGAGCAGCCCAGGACTCTTCACTGCAACACACCTCCCAGGGGACTTTTACGTACACTGAACAGAGAAGCTCGCTCTGATCCATGCTTGGAAACCAGGCACTCTCCAGCCCTCAGGTACCACGTGTCTCCTACCCCTGGCAGAGCCCCTGGAGTCTCACCCTAGCTCCTCCCCAGTCCGGATGTCTCGGGAACTGAAGAAGGCGATGCGTGGAAATCGCAGGTCTTGGTGCAGCATGAAGACCCGGACAGGAATGATGTTGGGGTCACACAGGTGGTTGATGAAGCGGCTGATGTTGCCGTAGTAACGGGCATCAATGCAGTACACCTCTCCGTCCTGAGGGCGGGGCGTCACTCTTCAtgtccaccctgccctgcccggctGGCCAACCTCCCCACTCTGACCAGTCCCTCCTCCCAGGTTTCCATCTGCTGACTTCCCAGGGGGCTCCAGAAACCCAGCCACTgggagcagggggaagggggaTCCCTGCCCACCTTGTTGTCTAGGTCAAAGAGGTAAGAATCATCCTCTCTCACATCAGCCTCGGCATCGGAGATCAGCTCCCCGACATACCTGTGAGATAGGAAGTGATGCTCTGCAGGTGAGCAAGGTCTCTCCTCACAAGCCCCTGGGACCCTCCTCCGCTACTGGTCAACAGCTCTGTCGCTGTCCATGAACCTCCCAGACCCCAGGGCATAGTGGGCCCAGAGGAGATCAGGAGGGGGGCACATGGAGACACAGGCACGTGAGGGACAACATGGCCCAATCCTGCCAACTGGGGTCCCCCTGCCAGCTGGAGCGACAGGCAGGGCTGGCAGGTGTGGGCGAGGGAAGACCGGGGGAAGCGGTGGTGGGCAGGTTAAAGGGCAGCATTCCAGCCTCAACGCCAAGCCTGTGTGGTTAAGGGGACTGACGTCTAGGGGCAGTTGGCTTGGGTGGGGACATTTGTTTGGGTTTACACACAGGCAGGTTTGTGTACTAGGAGCCCACCGGTGGGGACGGTGCCGCAGGGCTGAAGGACAGGAGGGGCCAGGGCTGCAGGAAGAGCCAGAGCCACAGGAGCGACGAGAAGCTCAGGGCATGAGTCAGGGCTGGGGACACCCACATCTGGACAGCAGTGGGGGAAGAGGAGCCAGTTGTCTAAGGGGGTGAGCAGAAGCCAGGAGAATGAAGACCAAGACACACGGAGCAGGAGCTGGGGCGGGCGTGACCGAGGACAGGCAGCGTCAGCAGACTGGGGGCAGAGGCTGATTTTGGCAGGGACAGGCAGTGAGTAGatggtggggaagctgaggctcagcaGGAAGGGGCCACTTGTCCAACAAGTTGAGAGATGACAtggtggagagaagagaaactaGAGGGCCCCTTGGACAGGAAAATGGGGCTAAAGGGCTGGTCTGTTTTTTAAAGGCGAAAGGAGAGCTGGGTGAGTTTGAGGGCCATGGGGTAGGAGCCAGGAGAAAGGGGGAGATTACAGATGCTGGGCAGAGAAAGGACTGACGGAGAGGGACAGGCCTTGCAGGTGGACAGAAAGGTAACTGTTGTCGCCTccatttcacagagaagaaaaataaggctcaaagaggtcaagtaacttggcCAGGACACCCAGCAGCGGAGCAAGGCTCAAACCCAGGCCTGTCTCCAAGACTGGTGCTTCCCCGGAAAGTAAGGGTGGGGAGGGTGCACGGCTCGGAAACACgcggagatgggggaggggagacaggctCTGTGGTCTGGGCGGTGGAGGTAGGTGGGGTCCTCGGCTGTACGGGTGCGGGTCAGAGGAGGCTGGCGGGAGAGTGGGCAGGAGAGACAAGACTCAGGAGGCCTGGGGGTCAGTGGTAGCTGTGTGCCCCTCTCCCCAGGTGGCAAggcaccccccccaccccgcaacTTACTCGCAGATGAAGGTCCCCTGGGGGATGGTCTGCAGGGCGCGGACCCCCCAGCCCATCTTGGCTGTTCTGTAGAGCTGCAGCCGaaccctgggggagggagagaggatgcCGTTGGATGCAGGCCCTGGAAAAGCCCCAGGGGAAGGGCAGGGTGGCGGGCCTGCAGGGACAGGGCCTCACTTGATGCCGCTCTGCACCACACGGTTCTTGCAGTTTCTCCAGCAGGAGCAAGCCTGGTTACACTCGAAAATCAGGGGGGGCTCAATCTTGTTAAATTCCTGCAGCAGCCGCCCGTCCTGGGgtgtggagggagaggaggacagtGATTTCTCTGGCGGGGGGTATCTTAGCTGCCCAGAAACCCCAGGACTCTACAGAAAAATCCACTGTTGACTCCAACACAGAGACaaggaggatggggtgggggtggggcacgtAAGCTCTGAGATCAGGGAACAGGAAACACATGACCATCACTCTTGATTTGCATAGACCTGGGCACAGGCTCATCGCTGTCCTGGCAGCATCCCAGAAATCCCTAAGTCTTCCCTGTCTTCTCTGTCACTTCCTCCATAGGGCAGGAGGTGAGGAAAGGTCCCAGGGAGTTGGCGTGGGGCCCGCTGCTCTGAAGGAGTGGCCAAGCATCACTGGCCAGGCGAGGGGCACGTACCTTGTCATACCAGCACCGGATGCTGAGCTGGCCGCACAGGCAGTTGGAGCTGGAGCAGTCGTCCACACACGTGCAGtgctggggcagggaggcagaaCGTCAGCTCGACCCCCAGAATTGGTCTTGGCTCAACTCTCGGGCTCCCCGAACCCCCAACCACTGTCCTTCCTTGGGTCCATGTTTCAGGACAATGGGTGGTGATGGTCCCAAAGTGAGAGGAAATCAATTTATGTTGCTGATGGGGGTGTCCCAGGGCTACCATGAGCTCATATGATACCTTAACATGACCCAGAAAAGGGACTGTTTCCCCTGGGTGGATGCAACCCCTTGCCAGGACTCCCTCTCAGCGCCCGTCCCCTTGGCCAGATGCCCCTGCTGGTCCACGACTTTCCCAACTGTACGTGGCAGCTCTTTTGGGAAGGCCCAAGGCCCCCCTCACCTGCAGGTGGGTGATGTTGCGGTCGATGTTCATGGTGGACGTCTCGCAGTTCTCGGAGATATACTTGTAATCCTCGGGGCAGGGCTCCCCGTCCACACCGTTGACACAGGGAATGGGCACATTCTCATAGCCCCGAGCCACATCCCTAAAGAAGAGGGGGAGTCTCGGTTGGGGAGCTAGAGCAGGGGTGAGGGGCTCCCCTAGATACAAGGAGAGAGCTGGGGAGGTGCCTGGGCACGGGGAAGGGACAGGACTCAGGGGAGTCAGGTTGCCAGATAAAACGCAGGACAGCcagttatatttgaattttaataaacaagaaatgggccgggcgcggtggctcatgcctgtaatcctagcactctgggaggccgaggcgggtggatcgctcgaggtcaggagttcgagaccagcctgagcaagagcaagacaccgtctctactaaaaatagaaagaaattatctggccaactaaaatatatatatataaaaaaaaaattagccgggcatggtggcgcatgcctgtagtcccagctactcgggaggctgaggcaggaggatcgcttaagcccaggagtttgaggttgctgtgagctagactgacaccatggcactcactctagcccgggcaacaaagcaagactctgtctcaaaaataaataaataaacaagaaatgacTTTTCAGTATATGTATGtccccattcttttttctttttttgagacacagtctcactctgttgcccgggctagagtgccgtggcgtcagctcacagcaacctcaaactcctgggctcaagcgatcctcctggctcagcctcccaagcagctgggaccacatgCACGTGCCACTACActtggctaatttctctattttttgtagagtcggggtctcgctcttgctcagattggtctgaactcctggcctcaagtgattctcctgcttcggcctcccagagtgctaggattacaggtgtgggccaccgcaCCCAGCGGCACTAGACATTCTTACATGAAAACAGTACGCTTTATTCATCTGAAATGCCAGTTAACTGGGTGtctgtcttctatttttatttgctgcaTCTGGCAATCCtagtggggagaggggctgggtggTTCTGGGGACTCAGTGGGGCATGCGGAGGGTTTGGGGGATATTATGGGGCTGTATgagacgggggggggggcaggtggcAGTTCTGGGTTTGGGGGGCgatggggggtggaggtgggtgcAAATCTCACCGGCAGATGATCTTCTCAGTGCGGATAGCTCGATTTCCCACCCCGAGCCGCAGCTTGCGGTTGAGCTGGAGCGCAAACCACACGTCGGAGCGCTCGGGAGTCAGGTCCCACGCCGTGTCTCCCTCCTTGTTCCGCAGCTCAGGGTTGGCGCCACGTGACAGGAACAACCTGGGCAGGGGACAGGCCACCCACGTGTGGGGTCTGGGGCTGTGAGAGGTGGGGAAAGGGccgtggggtggggtgtgggctcACAGCACGCAGTCGTGGTAGCTCTCCCGGGCCGCGATGTGCAGGGGCGTGTCCCCATGGTAGTTGACGGCATGGAGGTCACAGCGGGCATTCAGGAGGACCTCAGCGATGGCAGCGCTGCCAGTGAAGGAGGCCCAGTGTAGGCAGATGTTTTCCTCCTGCggaggtggggagggatgggGTGCAGGCAGCTAAGCCCTTGGATCCAGCCTCCCCCCTTGCTCGGGGGCCTGGGgctgtccccacctcctccccacgcaTCCAAGTTCCCACTCACGTTGTCAGTGAGGGTGACGTCGGCACCCCGTGTCAGCAGCATGCGGATCACCTCAATGTGCTTGTGTTCCGCGGCCCAGATGATGGGCGTCCACCCCCCGCTGTCCtgtgggtgggaagggggtgacggagggagggcaggcagctGGCCCTGCTCACCGAAGCGGCACACGGTCAAGGGCACACGTCTGGAGCCAGACGTGGAGCGTGACTCCTGGCTCCACCACCCACaagctgtgggaccctgggcaagCCACCTAATGTCTCTGGGTCTCatttccctcatctataaaacaggactAAATAGTGCCTATTGGCTCCAGGCTGTGGAGAGAACGAGAATGCGGAGGTAATCTAAAAAATGCAGCCAGGTGTTTCCTTACatctgaggaaaaagaaaaaaaaaaatactaagcagctgggtgcagtggctcacacctgtaatcctagtattttgggaggctgaggtgggaggatcgagtgaggccaggagttcaagaccagcctgagcaacatagtgaggctctgtgtttaaaaaaaaaaatttagcggggtgtggtggcatgtacctgttgAGTCCCtaaactctagcctgggcaacagagtgaggccttgttgtaaaaaacaaaacaaaacaaaacaaaaagtaaaacacagaaaatgaagaaataaataaaaaccacaggctggctgtggtggctcacgcctgtaatcctagcactctgggaggccgaggcgggaggatcacttgaggtcaggagttcgagaccagcctgagcaagagtgagactcggtctctaccaaaaatagaagaaagtagccgggcatggtggtgcatgcctgtagtcctagtcactcgggaggctgaggcaggaggattgcttgggcccaggagtttgaggttgcagaagctgtgatgataccacagcactctacccaggataatagagagagactgtctccaaaaaaaaaaaaaaaaaaaaaaaaaaaaaaaaaaatccagagagggctgggtgctgtggtgtacacttgggaggttgaagcaggaggatggcctgggcccaggatttcaaggctgcagtatGCTCTGATCACGCCTGTgaattgccactgcactccagcctgggcaacacagcaagacctctgtctcttaaaaatacaaaacaaaaaaccacatttACTAAATCTGCCTATTCAAAAGTCCTAGGTGCAGTGGCAACCCCATAGCAATAAACACTGCAGGGCACACAGATCACACACTGTAAAAAGTGTTTCCCATGTAAAGGAGCAAGGGTTTCCTAGAGAAATGGTAGATTCTGAGTGTGGGGCAGGAAATGTGCTGAAAGACCAAGAGACTCTCAAAGGCCACAGGGTCCTACTACAAGGGGCTTCTCCCGGACAAAGACGGAACAATTCAAAGACCAAAAAGAATGTCAGTAACAGAGTAAAACACGTACAACCTATGAAAACCCAAGAGTTAATGAAAAAGCCTCTGTGGACACTTTCAGAGATTGAGGCAGGAACCAATTATTCTGCAAATTGATAAAGAGAAAGAAGCGAGAATAAGAAAACAGTGAGGAGAAATACAGATGAAGAAGGAAGGCGGGGACAGGAGGGGtgtgacacagagagaaagggTCAGGGATCAGATAAGGAGAAAGGGGACCCCAGGCCTGGGGCCGGGCCGTGCAACCCAGGTGCCAGGGACCCAGGGGAGCTGCCTGGGCGCTGACCTGGGCGTTGACGTCCACCTGTCCTGTGCCGAGCAGCAGGTTGACCATCTCTAAGTTCCCGATTTTGGCCGCATGGTGGAGACAGGTGGAGCCATCCTCCTCCTGAGGAGACACGGGTAGATAAGCCCTCTGGCCGCCACCCCAAAGCTGGTCCCTGACTCCCGGGGCCACTCCCTGCTGCCTGCCCGGCTGACGCACCTTGCTGTAGACGCAGCCGCCACGCTGCACCATGTAGCGGGCCACCTCCAGGTGGTTGTTCACCACGGCCTCCATCAGCGGCGTCCGTTGCTGCTTGTCCACTGCATTGATGTTGGCTCCAGCCtgtgaggagggcaggagggctggcACCAGGGAGgcgctgggcaggggaggggtccGAGGCAGAGGGCCGGCCCGTGCTGACCTGCAGCAGCACGTGGCAGATCTCCACGGAGCCCTTCTGGGCAGCCGCGTGCAGGGGCGTGCGCTTGCTCTGCTGGTCGCTCTGGAAGTTGGGGTCCAGGTTGTCCACTGCGGGGAGAGCCCGCCACACCGGGAGAGGGAGGGATAAGCGGTAAGCAAGCTAGGGGGTGGGTGGCACTTCCTCCAGTAAGGCTTCTCAGGGCCCCAACCAGGTCAGGAGCCCCTCTTGGGCATCCTCTGTGCTCGCCTCCACCATGGCACTGGTCGGAGGGCGGGGCTCCAGAGCACCAGCTCTGCCTGGGCTCAAAGCCGGCCCTGCCACGCACCGCCACTCAACCTCCTTGTGCCTTTGTGCAGGGAAGGCCTCAGTGGGTTAATGTGTGTGAGCACTCAGAACAGTACCCGGCACCTACGAGTCACCACCGTCCCCACGGTCACAGGCTATGTGTGCCTTTCTCTCGCCACACTAAGTCCTTCAGGACAAGGACTGTACTCCTGGCCCTGAGCCCCGTGCCTGGCATACAGTCGGTGCTCAGCCAAGGTGtgctggaggaaggagaggcacTCACACAGCATCAGGATCACCTTCTGCAGCTCCCCCTGCTTCACTGACAGGTACAGCTGCCGGGGGTGGAAACGGAGCTTCTTCCGCCTGCCATaggagggagggggggaggcGGCGCTCAgattccagcctcagcctcagccccgCTCCGCCGTGCCTGAGAGCAGCCCCTCGCTCACCTCTCTGACTCCTGGATGACCAGGGCCTTTTCCAGGGCCTCCCGGCCCGGCCCCAGCGGCAGCCCCACGGCTGAGAGGCAGCCCCCATTAGGCAGGGTCAGGGATGGCCCCGAGCTGTCGATGGTGTCGGTCAGGGGGTCACACGGTGGGCGCCGGGGCTCCCCGTGCCCTCGCATCCGGGCGCTGTGGGAGAAGGTGCTGATGTCTGGGGGAGACAGGAATGGGGCAGGAAACAGACAGAAGACAAGGGGGGCCCGTACCTGGGCTGGGAAGTGTCTGCTCTCCCAGGGGCGTCCTGTGCCAGTGGTGGGGGCGCAGGGGCTGCAGTGCCGGCTGGTGGGGTTACCCCATCACCCCGGGGGATGGTCACCTCCTGGGCCTCGGAAGCATCTTCCCCACAGTGGGGACAAAAGACCATGCCATTCAGCTGGGACACACAGGCCTTATGGAAGCGGTGGGCCACACGGAAGTCAGGGTGGCACTCCAGGAAGGTGCCCTGGGGGCAGGGAAAGGACACGGTCAGGCTCGCAGGGCCTCCTGCCCTATGGGGAAcgccaccccctgccccactgGTGACTCACTGCTGTGCAGAAGTAGCCGCAGCCTGGGCAGCAGTGGTGTTTGACCATGCGGGCGCGGTGGGTCTCACAGAGCACCATCAGGGCCACACGGCTGGATGGCCTCATGGTCTCCCGCTTAAGGATCGCGGTGTTGCAGCCCAACAGCTGCAGGCAGTGAGGATGGGCAGGAAGAGAGGGTGaggctggggcccagggctggACCCCCTGCTCATCTCCCACCAGCCCACGGCCCACCTCTCCGTCCACGCTCTCGGTGGCCATGCACTTGTGCCCCGCTCTCTCGCTGATGCGGTCGATCTTGGGTGCCTCCATGCGGCAGCTGCAGAGCGGCAACTCCTCAAACCCCCGCTCTGTCTCCAGCGAAGACGTGTCATTGGACACCCCTTGGATGGAGGAAAAAGCAAGCTGAAGAGGGCTCTGCCCCTCACCTACTGGATCCCTGGCAGCTCTTCTCACTCccgccccacctctccctccacgCTCCAGAACCCCCAAAGCCTGGTACAGACACCCTGGCTCTGGCAgtgttcccctcctcccctttccctcctgccCTGAGGGCGCCCCCTAGTGGCTCCCTGTCCCAGCAATCGGCAATTACCAGCGTGGTTGGGGGACAGGGTCCCCTCGCTGGGCAGCTCCAGGGACCCCAGAGGGACCTCCATGTACTCACTGGGGCCTGAGGAGCCCACACCATTCACTCctgacacagagacagagagggtgAGAGTGCGAGCTCACAGGTGCCTGGACGAGTGGGTACATGCGGGTGGACATGCGTGAGCGTGTGTGTACGTGCGCGCTCTCCGGGCTAGGAGGGGACTCCATAAAGGGACGCAAAAACAGAGGCGCCTCCTCACCTCGAGGCTCCTTGGCCCGTGGAGGCTCCCGCTTCCGCCGTTTCCGAGAAGGCTTCACCCACGGGCTGTCCTTCCGCCATTTCTTCTTGGCCTTGCGCCGGCCACTGGAACCACTCTGAAGAGGAAGAGGGTTAGGGAcctcgccccgcccccagccatcCCTCCAGGACTCAGACCTCCAGCCCCACAGGCCCCACTCCTCTGGAGATGCCACCCACTCTCACCCGATCTGACTGATTCCCTGactcctcatcttcctcttcttcttcctcctcttcttcctcttcctcctcctcttcttcttcttcctcttcttcctcctcttcactcAGTTGTTCAGCCAGAGCTTCAACTTCAGACTGAGAGAGACAGAGCAGGACATATCCAACCCCCAGGACTCAATgacataaataaaggaaaaaaaccaccaccaccaccaccaccgccgccgccaccaccacAGCCACCCAGGTGTGGCTCCCTGTAGAAGGTAAGTGTGGGCAGCAAAGGAGGCAAAGGGCAGGGTAAAGAGAGGATGTGTGGAACATTAGACAGCAGTGAAAAGGTGCTGAAGCTACAACAGTGTATATGGGTCTTGGCAacacaatattaaataaaaaaagttgCGGAAGATAAACATATAGTTCAATGCCCATTTTATGAGGTTCACAGATAGGCAAGACTACCAATGGCTGCTAAAAACACTAGATGAAAAGCTAATGAGGAACTTTATAACGAAGGCATCAGGCTGACATCACCTAAACCCACTGGTTAATTTTCATGTCACCAATAAGAATGACCAGACGCTCTTCGCGTCCTAACGTGATGCCATCCGAAGCACACATACCCACTGCCAAGTCTTCTTGGAACCTGAAGCTGATCATGCTTCTAGATCTATCAGTTCACAGGAAATACTGGGCAGAGAGGAATGTGTCACTCCCCACCCAATCAGCCAACTTCTGAATATGAGAAATTCTGTAGGGCAACTGACCTGgattcttcaacaaataaatagggaggaaaaatatttttagaagacagGGAAACCTAAATACCAAAAGAGTCCTAAGACATGTGTCAATCAAATCAACCTGTGGACCTCATTTGGATTTGATAAAAAGCCATTCATGAACAATTGAGGAAGTGTGAAGACTGACAGGTTATTACATGGTATTAGGAAGTACTTTCTAGGTGTGAAAATAGTAACGCAGTGATGTTAAAAAGAGATCTTATATTTAGAGATATGTATGGAAACATTTCTAGGTAAAATGATACgtatgtctgggatttgctttagaACAGTCCAGCAAGGGTGGGTGTAAGCATACAGATGGGTCAAGACCAGATGTGGATTAACACCCGTTGGAGCTGGGTGATAGGTACATGGGAGCTCGCTGTTCTACTCTTGCATGGACATCTGAAAGTGT encodes the following:
- the EHMT2 gene encoding histone-lysine N-methyltransferase EHMT2 isoform X2, producing the protein MRGLPRGRGLMRARGRGRAAPPGSRGRGRGGPHRGRGRPRSLLSLPRAQASWAPQLPTGLTSPSVPCLPSQGEAPAEMGALLLEETRGAPERVHGSLGDNPRTEETLPKANPDSLEPAGPSSPASVTVTVGDEGADTPVGPIPLIGDEPETLEGDGDLHGGRILLGHATKSFPSSPSKGGACPSRAKMSMTGAGKSPPSVQSLAMRLLSMPGAQGTASAGPEPPPATTGPEGQPKVHRARKTMSKPGNGQPPVPEKRPPEVQHFRMSDDVHSLGKVTSDMAKRRKLNSGAGLSEELGSARGSGEVTVQKGDPGPLEEWETVVGDDFSLYYDSYSVDERVDSDSKSEVEALAEQLSEEEEEEEEEEEEEEEEEEEEEEEEDEESGNQSDRSGSSGRRKAKKKWRKDSPWVKPSRKRRKREPPRAKEPRGVSNDTSSLETERGFEELPLCSCRMEAPKIDRISERAGHKCMATESVDGELLGCNTAILKRETMRPSSRVALMVLCETHRARMVKHHCCPGCGYFCTAGTFLECHPDFRVAHRFHKACVSQLNGMVFCPHCGEDASEAQEVTIPRGDGVTPPAGTAAPAPPPLAQDAPGRADTSQPSARMRGHGEPRRPPCDPLTDTIDSSGPSLTLPNGGCLSAVGLPLGPGREALEKALVIQESERRKKLRFHPRQLYLSVKQGELQKVILMLLDNLDPNFQSDQQSKRTPLHAAAQKGSVEICHVLLQAGANINAVDKQQRTPLMEAVVNNHLEVARYMVQRGGCVYSKEEDGSTCLHHAAKIGNLEMVNLLLGTGQVDVNAQDSGGWTPIIWAAEHKHIEVIRMLLTRGADVTLTDNEENICLHWASFTGSAAIAEVLLNARCDLHAVNYHGDTPLHIAARESYHDCVLLFLSRGANPELRNKEGDTAWDLTPERSDVWFALQLNRKLRLGVGNRAIRTEKIICRDVARGYENVPIPCVNGVDGEPCPEDYKYISENCETSTMNIDRNITHLQHCTCVDDCSSSNCLCGQLSIRCWYDKDGRLLQEFNKIEPPLIFECNQACSCWRNCKNRVVQSGIKVRLQLYRTAKMGWGVRALQTIPQGTFICEYVGELISDAEADVREDDSYLFDLDNKDGEVYCIDARYYGNISRFINHLCDPNIIPVRVFMLHQDLRFPRIAFFSSRDIRTGEELGFDYGDRFWDIKSKYFTCQCGSEKCKHSAEAIALEQSRLARLDPHPELLPELGSLAPVNT
- the EHMT2 gene encoding histone-lysine N-methyltransferase EHMT2 isoform X4, with protein sequence MAAAAGAAAAAAAEGEAPAEMGALLLEETRGAPERVHGSLGDNPRTEETLPKANPDSLEPAGPSSPASVTVTVGDEGADTPVGPIPLIGDEPETLEGDGDLHGGRILLGHATKSFPSSPSKGGACPSRAKMSMTGAGKSPPSVQSLAMRLLSMPGAQGTASAGPEPPPATTGPEGQPKVHRARKTMSKPGNGQPPVPEKRPPEVQHFRMSDDVHSLGKVTSDMAKRRKLNSGAGLSEELGSARGSGEVTVQKGDPGPLEEWETVVGDDFSLYYDSYSVDERVDSDSKSEVEALAEQLSEEEEEEEEEEEEEEEEEEEEEEEEDEESGNQSDRSGSSGRRKAKKKWRKDSPWVKPSRKRRKREPPRAKEPRGVNGVGSSGPSEYMEVPLGSLELPSEGTLSPNHAGVSNDTSSLETERGFEELPLCSCRMEAPKIDRISERAGHKCMATESVDGELLGCNTAILKRETMRPSSRVALMVLCETHRARMVKHHCCPGCGYFCTAGTFLECHPDFRVAHRFHKACVSQLNGMVFCPHCGEDASEAQEVTIPRGDGVTPPAGTAAPAPPPLAQDAPGRADTSQPSARMRGHGEPRRPPCDPLTDTIDSSGPSLTLPNGGCLSAVGLPLGPGREALEKALVIQESERRKKLRFHPRQLYLSVKQGELQKVILMLLDNLDPNFQSDQQSKRTPLHAAAQKGSVEICHVLLQAGANINAVDKQQRTPLMEAVVNNHLEVARYMVQRGGCVYSKEEDGSTCLHHAAKIGNLEMVNLLLGTGQVDVNAQDSGGWTPIIWAAEHKHIEVIRMLLTRGADVTLTDNVSGNLDEENICLHWASFTGSAAIAEVLLNARCDLHAVNYHGDTPLHIAARESYHDCVLLFLSRGANPELRNKEGDTAWDLTPERSDVWFALQLNRKLRLGVGNRAIRTEKIICRDVARGYENVPIPCVNGVDGEPCPEDYKYISENCETSTMNIDRNITHLQHCTCVDDCSSSNCLCGQLSIRCWYDKDGRLLQEFNKIEPPLIFECNQACSCWRNCKNRVVQSGIKVRLQLYRTAKMGWGVRALQTIPQGTFICEYVGELISDAEADVREDDSYLFDLDNKDGEVYCIDARYYGNISRFINHLCDPNIIPVRVFMLHQDLRFPRIAFFSSRDIRTGEELGFDYGDRFWDIKSKYFTCQCGSEKCKHSAEAIALEQSRLARLDPHPELLPELGSLAPVNT
- the EHMT2 gene encoding histone-lysine N-methyltransferase EHMT2 isoform X6; this translates as MAAAAGAAAAAAAEGEAPAEMGALLLEETRGAPERVHGSLGDNPRTEETLPKANPDSLEPAGPSSPASVTVTVGDEGADTPVGPIPLIGDEPETLEGDGDLHGGRILLGHATKSFPSSPSKGGACPSRAKMSMTGAGKSPPSVQSLAMRLLSMPGAQGTASAGPEPPPATTGPEGQPKVHRARKTMSKPGNGQPPVPEKRPPEVQHFRMSDDVHSLGKVTSDMAKRRKLNSGAGLSEELGSARGSGEVTVQKGDPGPLEEWETVVGDDFSLYYDSYSVDERVDSDSKSEVEALAEQLSEEEEEEEEEEEEEEEEEEEEEEEEDEESGNQSDRSGSSGRRKAKKKWRKDSPWVKPSRKRRKREPPRAKEPRGVNGVGSSGPSEYMEVPLGSLELPSEGTLSPNHAGVSNDTSSLETERGFEELPLCSCRMEAPKIDRISERAGHKCMATESVDGELLGCNTAILKRETMRPSSRVALMVLCETHRARMVKHHCCPGCGYFCTAGTFLECHPDFRVAHRFHKACVSQLNGMVFCPHCGEDASEAQEVTIPRGDGVTPPAGTAAPAPPPLAQDAPGRADTSQPSARMRGHGEPRRPPCDPLTDTIDSSGPSLTLPNGGCLSAVGLPLGPGREALEKALVIQESERRKKLRFHPRQLYLSVKQGELQKVILMLLDNLDPNFQSDQQSKRTPLHAAAQKGSVEICHVLLQAGANINAVDKQQRTPLMEAVVNNHLEVARYMVQRGGCVYSKEEDGSTCLHHAAKIGNLEMVNLLLGTGQVDVNAQDSGGWTPIIWAAEHKHIEVIRMLLTRGADVTLTDNEENICLHWASFTGSAAIAEVLLNARCDLHAVNYHGDTPLHIAARESYHDCVLLFLSRGANPELRNKEGDTAWDLTPERSDVWFALQLNRKLRLGVGNRAIRTEKIICRDVARGYENVPIPCVNGVDGEPCPEDYKYISENCETSTMNIDRNITHLQDGRLLQEFNKIEPPLIFECNQACSCWRNCKNRVVQSGIKVRLQLYRTAKMGWGVRALQTIPQGTFICEYVGELISDAEADVREDDSYLFDLDNKDGEVYCIDARYYGNISRFINHLCDPNIIPVRVFMLHQDLRFPRIAFFSSRDIRTGEELGFDYGDRFWDIKSKYFTCQCGSEKCKHSAEAIALEQSRLARLDPHPELLPELGSLAPVNT